In Paenibacillus hexagrammi, the following are encoded in one genomic region:
- a CDS encoding F390 synthetase-related protein: MLRQLADFKRQGQLKIEPKRVVSVAEVLDPLDRRLIGDAFEQQIHQVYQCTEGFLAASCEQGTLHLNEDIVYVEKEYIDRGLGKFVPVITDFSRITQPIVRYRLNDILTEQTEACPCGSPFTAIEHIEGRCDDMYYFPSTSSDSSRLVAVFPDFISRCVVYASEHVSAYHAILHAPDRLEIQLDAAEEQQEDIQTAILVHLQALCQRLECRLPQVEFSKYQFTPGVTKLRRVERRFKHADPS; the protein is encoded by the coding sequence ATGCTTCGCCAGCTGGCCGATTTTAAGCGGCAGGGCCAGCTTAAAATTGAGCCGAAGCGGGTCGTTTCGGTTGCGGAAGTGCTTGATCCCCTTGACCGTCGTTTGATCGGTGATGCTTTCGAGCAGCAGATTCATCAGGTGTATCAGTGTACGGAAGGATTCCTAGCGGCATCCTGCGAGCAGGGTACCCTGCATCTGAACGAGGATATCGTCTATGTGGAGAAAGAATATATAGACCGTGGCCTCGGTAAGTTCGTGCCGGTCATTACGGACTTTAGCCGAATTACTCAGCCGATCGTCAGGTATCGATTAAATGATATTTTGACGGAACAAACAGAGGCATGCCCGTGCGGCTCTCCGTTTACAGCCATCGAGCATATTGAAGGACGCTGTGACGATATGTATTATTTCCCTTCAACAAGTTCAGATTCGAGTCGTCTGGTTGCGGTCTTTCCGGATTTTATATCCCGCTGTGTCGTCTATGCATCTGAGCATGTGAGCGCCTACCACGCCATCCTTCATGCGCCTGATCGTTTGGAGATCCAATTAGATGCTGCAGAAGAACAACAAGAGGACATTCAAACGGCTATTCTTGTTCACTTGCAAGCACTGTGCCAGCGATTGGAATGCCGGTTACCGCAAGTCGAATTTTCCAAGTACCAATTTACACCGGGAGTCACGAAGCTGCGAAGGGTAGAGAGGAGATTTAAGCATGCCGACCCAAGCTAG
- a CDS encoding GNAT family N-acetyltransferase has translation MPTQARLFNKHDFGKMEWPQTVDGSYAKRFMFPFFDHGTEYMIPNVQTSLYALQLDESHILPVTVNHEEYESSYVTSPYTHYVSYAKEELYLLRSPLTERLLKGLLAGMGAMLRASRFNQAVHVNNWLVSTNLYPELTRDQVMSSVALILQSFPSHTLIFRSLNRTTNQQLMLDLRAIGFRFVPSRQIYFLRPSDPSTMNAKARWLVKRDYALIAAHDYEVLRHDQLTDADIPRIAQLYQALYLDKYSYYNPQFGIPFLSHALREHVLHFEALRHRGTGVIDAVLGYFCRNGVMTTPIFGYDTSKDQRIGLYRMLSAMLLDIARQNGHLLHESSGAAQFKRNRGAFADIEYSAVYDAHLPFYRRMGWSFLQKVLDGIGIPLLRKYKL, from the coding sequence ATGCCGACCCAAGCTAGGCTGTTTAATAAACATGACTTTGGTAAGATGGAGTGGCCGCAAACGGTTGACGGCTCCTATGCCAAGCGCTTCATGTTTCCTTTTTTTGACCACGGGACGGAGTATATGATTCCAAACGTGCAAACCTCCCTGTATGCGCTTCAGCTTGACGAAAGCCACATACTGCCTGTTACTGTCAATCACGAGGAATATGAGAGTTCCTACGTAACCTCGCCTTATACGCATTATGTCAGCTATGCAAAGGAAGAGCTTTACCTGCTGCGCTCGCCTCTAACAGAAAGACTGCTTAAGGGATTGCTCGCCGGGATGGGGGCTATGCTCCGAGCCTCTCGTTTCAATCAAGCGGTACATGTGAACAATTGGCTCGTTTCTACGAATTTATACCCTGAGCTAACGCGAGACCAGGTCATGTCGTCGGTTGCGCTAATCCTGCAGTCATTTCCTTCTCATACCTTGATATTCCGATCATTGAATCGTACGACGAACCAGCAGCTTATGTTAGACTTGAGGGCAATCGGCTTCCGTTTTGTGCCGAGCAGGCAGATTTACTTTTTAAGGCCATCGGACCCAAGTACAATGAATGCCAAAGCGAGATGGCTGGTCAAACGCGACTATGCCTTGATTGCTGCGCATGATTATGAAGTGCTGCGGCATGATCAGCTGACGGATGCCGATATTCCGAGGATTGCGCAGCTTTATCAGGCGCTTTACTTGGATAAATACTCCTATTACAATCCGCAATTTGGAATCCCATTTTTGTCCCATGCTTTGCGGGAGCATGTTTTACATTTCGAGGCTCTAAGACACAGAGGAACTGGAGTCATTGATGCTGTGCTTGGCTATTTCTGCCGCAACGGTGTAATGACGACCCCAATCTTCGGTTATGATACGTCCAAAGACCAACGAATTGGACTGTACCGTATGCTGTCAGCCATGCTCCTGGACATTGCCAGGCAGAATGGGCATTTGCTGCATGAGAGCTCAGGTGCAGCTCAGTTCAAGCGAAATCGAGGAGCTTTTGCTGATATCGAATACAGCGCGGTTTATGATGCCCATTTACCTTTTTATCGCAGGATGGGTTGGAGCTTTTTGCAAAAGGTGCTTGATGGAATCGGTATACCGCTTTTACGTAAATATAAGCTGTAG
- a CDS encoding SDR family oxidoreductase: MTNTQPVAVVTGASSGFGLLTSISLAGCGFRVIAAMRDTSKQAALLERAREAELSKQISVIQMDVHDHSGVEQAIRQVAKEYGRMDLLVNNAGFAAGGFVEDVPMRVWREQLETNVFGLIAVTKAVLPYMRERGSGTIINVSSISGQVALPGYAPYSTSKFAVEGFSEALRLEMKPFGVRVVLVEPGAYKTNIWEKGFRNVSVSELSPYRKMLDLVMGVSQKVAAASADPQEVAEKIAQIARTSNPSLRYPLGRGIRLHLWGKSLLPWSWYEFIIQRMMKP; this comes from the coding sequence TTGACAAACACACAACCGGTTGCCGTGGTGACAGGTGCTTCCAGCGGATTTGGTTTACTAACTTCTATATCGTTGGCCGGCTGCGGATTTAGGGTGATTGCCGCAATGAGAGACACAAGTAAACAAGCAGCCTTGCTCGAACGGGCCAGGGAAGCGGAGCTTTCCAAGCAAATAAGTGTCATCCAGATGGATGTTCATGATCATTCGGGCGTTGAGCAAGCGATTCGTCAGGTCGCTAAGGAATATGGGCGAATGGATCTTCTTGTCAATAACGCAGGCTTTGCCGCCGGCGGCTTCGTAGAAGACGTACCGATGAGGGTCTGGAGAGAGCAACTGGAGACGAATGTGTTTGGACTAATCGCAGTAACGAAAGCGGTTCTTCCCTATATGCGTGAGCGAGGCTCTGGCACGATCATCAATGTCAGCAGTATTAGCGGACAAGTCGCACTGCCCGGCTATGCGCCTTACAGCACCTCCAAATTTGCGGTGGAAGGCTTTAGTGAAGCTCTGCGACTGGAGATGAAGCCGTTTGGAGTCCGTGTTGTGCTCGTCGAGCCTGGCGCTTACAAAACGAACATATGGGAGAAAGGCTTTCGAAACGTAAGCGTGTCAGAGCTATCCCCGTATCGCAAGATGCTGGACCTGGTTATGGGAGTGTCCCAAAAGGTTGCTGCAGCCTCAGCTGATCCGCAGGAGGTAGCGGAAAAAATCGCTCAAATCGCGAGAACTTCTAATCCATCACTAAGGTATCCGCTTGGGCGGGGAATACGTTTGCATCTGTGGGGCAAATCGCTGCTTCCTTGGTCTTGGTACGAATTTATTATCCAGAGGATGATGAAACCGTGA
- a CDS encoding PAS domain-containing sensor histidine kinase: MLSEYVVQFGIIILPITLYQIWAFGKSFSQLPWRSWILGLYGGAAGILCQLMPVHILGHPENFQCVPIIVSILYGKRRAGLLAIALLSGYQFFAWENPHDLVASLAGILIYSAIPMLLCMRFDKFPQKKRFRITQLLSVVIIGVEMLFIIALFLIKYGKDAFHEFFHYANFLFIACIIQITMMAVVFFLIESILETGRIRHRQESLIKYNPIGISVFDMNHCFVAVNPAYEAMTGYKENELLGKSRLFLWNEEQHEFAQQLLDEVLTADIKRDVEATLRHKKGHAIPVCFTLVPMLEGAEITGYFVMLTDITESKVAEEFVRNSEKLSAIGQLSAGVAHEIRNPLTAIKGFLQLLFSSGSPAQAKYYEVTMSEVSRIEGIVSEMLVLAKPQAASFKATNLRSKLEEVAYLITGEANMQNVQIEMDLGDSSPDLMADENQLKQVFLNLGKNAIDAMPGGGTLSISMQEDRETVIVKFMDTGTGIPEEMLKKIGEPFFTTKSTGTGLGFLISKRIVSNHNGTMHIQSEQGKGTTIELHLPLKAEA; this comes from the coding sequence TTGTTGAGTGAGTATGTCGTTCAGTTTGGTATTATCATATTGCCGATTACATTGTATCAAATATGGGCATTCGGAAAATCGTTCAGCCAGCTGCCTTGGCGAAGCTGGATATTGGGACTCTACGGTGGGGCTGCCGGGATTTTATGCCAGTTGATGCCTGTTCATATCTTGGGTCATCCGGAAAATTTTCAATGTGTGCCTATCATCGTATCGATCTTGTATGGAAAGCGAAGAGCTGGACTGCTGGCCATCGCTTTGCTCTCGGGCTATCAATTCTTTGCCTGGGAAAACCCTCACGATTTGGTAGCGAGTCTTGCTGGAATTCTCATTTATTCGGCGATTCCGATGCTGCTGTGCATGCGATTTGATAAGTTTCCGCAGAAGAAGCGCTTCAGGATTACGCAGTTGCTGTCTGTTGTCATTATTGGGGTTGAAATGCTTTTTATCATAGCTCTCTTTCTCATTAAGTATGGAAAAGACGCCTTTCATGAATTTTTTCACTATGCGAATTTTCTTTTCATTGCCTGCATCATTCAAATCACGATGATGGCCGTTGTTTTTTTCTTGATAGAAAGCATTCTTGAGACAGGCCGGATCAGGCATCGGCAGGAATCGCTCATCAAATACAATCCTATCGGCATTAGTGTGTTTGATATGAATCATTGCTTTGTGGCGGTGAATCCCGCTTATGAGGCGATGACAGGCTACAAAGAGAACGAGCTGCTTGGGAAATCCAGATTGTTTCTTTGGAATGAGGAGCAGCATGAATTTGCCCAGCAATTGTTGGATGAAGTGTTGACTGCAGACATTAAGCGGGACGTAGAAGCAACACTCCGGCATAAGAAGGGGCACGCCATTCCTGTTTGTTTTACACTGGTACCGATGCTGGAAGGAGCGGAAATCACCGGCTATTTTGTCATGCTTACGGATATTACCGAATCCAAAGTGGCGGAGGAATTTGTTAGAAATTCTGAAAAGCTGTCTGCCATCGGGCAGTTGTCCGCCGGAGTGGCGCATGAAATCCGCAATCCGCTGACTGCTATCAAAGGCTTTCTCCAACTGCTGTTCAGCTCGGGCTCCCCGGCGCAAGCCAAATATTATGAAGTCACCATGAGCGAGGTTTCCCGCATCGAAGGTATCGTGAGCGAAATGCTTGTTCTTGCTAAGCCTCAGGCAGCTTCGTTCAAGGCTACTAATCTTAGAAGCAAGCTTGAGGAAGTAGCTTACCTGATTACAGGGGAAGCCAATATGCAAAATGTGCAAATTGAAATGGATCTTGGTGATTCGAGCCCCGATTTAATGGCAGATGAGAACCAACTGAAGCAGGTTTTTCTCAATTTAGGCAAAAATGCAATTGATGCTATGCCTGGCGGAGGAACACTCTCGATCAGCATGCAGGAGGACCGTGAAACTGTAATTGTTAAGTTTATGGATACTGGAACAGGTATTCCCGAAGAAATGCTGAAGAAGATTGGAGAACCGTTTTTTACGACCAAATCAACTGGGACAGGACTTGGCTTTCTAATCAGCAAGCGCATTGTATCCAATCATAACGGAACGATGCATATTCAAAGTGAGCAGGGAAAGGGCACGACCATAGAGCTGCACTTACCGCTGAAGGCTGAAGCCTAG
- a CDS encoding S-layer homology domain-containing protein — MMKKLTLLCLTLLLCLSLFPAAIMAAESPTYSMSVSENQTNTGHDFRVTVKGDDLVDLYSYEINVTYDTKLLKFKKAVSSMTGFSVPAIVKDGKVTFAHTKVGPKSGENGTVELAVLTFESIKNGDADIQLTSVKNVDSQLKATDYTPNVKLSVKPSVIEKTITFSDIIGHWAQKAIEKAAGLGIVNGYEDGTFHPEGQVTRAEFTAMLLRAVDVPANGGVTLNFTDVDSIPNWGRSLVSEAVNAGIVSGYDDNTFRPNQLISRAEMAVMVMRAAGIQAEEGSKSSFADTDDIPDWANPLVASAVSEGLIHGRDNNMFVPFDNATRAEAVTMIMSLVDRH; from the coding sequence ATGATGAAAAAATTAACGCTTCTATGCTTGACTCTACTCTTGTGCCTATCGTTGTTCCCTGCTGCCATCATGGCTGCAGAATCGCCTACCTATTCGATGTCAGTCAGTGAAAACCAGACGAACACAGGGCATGATTTTCGCGTGACGGTAAAAGGAGATGATTTGGTTGATTTATACAGCTACGAAATTAATGTCACATATGATACGAAGCTGCTGAAATTCAAAAAAGCGGTCAGCTCTATGACGGGCTTTTCCGTACCTGCAATTGTCAAGGACGGCAAAGTTACTTTTGCGCATACGAAAGTAGGACCGAAATCCGGTGAGAACGGCACGGTTGAGCTTGCTGTGTTAACGTTCGAAAGCATCAAAAACGGAGACGCGGATATTCAGCTTACGAGTGTGAAAAATGTTGACAGCCAGTTGAAAGCAACAGACTATACGCCAAATGTGAAGCTAAGCGTCAAGCCTTCCGTTATTGAAAAGACGATTACGTTCAGCGATATTATCGGGCATTGGGCTCAAAAGGCAATTGAAAAAGCAGCCGGCCTTGGCATTGTAAATGGATACGAAGATGGCACCTTCCATCCAGAAGGACAAGTAACAAGAGCAGAATTTACAGCGATGCTGCTCCGCGCTGTTGATGTTCCTGCAAATGGCGGTGTGACCCTCAATTTTACAGATGTGGACAGCATTCCTAATTGGGGTCGATCTTTGGTATCAGAAGCAGTTAATGCGGGCATTGTGTCCGGCTATGATGACAACACGTTCCGTCCTAATCAATTGATTTCCCGTGCTGAAATGGCGGTTATGGTCATGCGCGCTGCCGGCATTCAAGCCGAGGAAGGCTCTAAATCCTCATTTGCAGATACGGATGATATTCCGGATTGGGCGAACCCGCTAGTGGCGTCTGCAGTTAGTGAAGGCTTGATTCATGGTCGTGACAATAATATGTTCGTGCCATTCGATAATGCGACAAGAGCGGAAGCAGTAACGATGATTATGTCGCTCGTGGATCGCCATTAA
- a CDS encoding Gfo/Idh/MocA family protein: MSTYKIAVIGCGGMANTWIEYTSKREDAEIVALVDIRLESAEAMREKHGLACRVFTEVKQAIEETGANLVYDITIPASHHAVSTTAMRLGCAVFTEKPLAETLEECKEVIRISDETGRMHAVMQNRRFDARVRALREMIEAGTIGKAGYAGADFFIGPHFGGFRDAMDSPLLLDMAIHTFDQARLILGADPVSVYCQEFNPAGSWYAGNAAAICIFEMSDGSIFCYRGSWCAEGAPTSWEASWRVTGEKGTILWDGQGEPYAEVVAPGDQGGKFLREYVRVAAEVRPQEQSFHHGCLEEMFTALSEGRRAETDCRDNLQSMLMVFGAIESARTGRKISLLD; encoded by the coding sequence ATGTCGACATATAAGATAGCCGTAATCGGATGCGGAGGAATGGCAAACACATGGATTGAATATACAAGCAAGCGGGAGGATGCCGAAATTGTGGCTCTTGTGGATATCCGGCTGGAATCTGCGGAAGCGATGCGAGAGAAGCACGGACTAGCCTGCCGTGTTTTTACGGAAGTGAAGCAGGCTATTGAAGAGACAGGAGCCAATCTTGTCTATGATATTACCATCCCTGCGAGTCATCATGCTGTTAGTACGACTGCGATGAGGCTGGGCTGCGCAGTATTCACCGAGAAGCCCTTGGCTGAAACGTTGGAGGAATGCAAGGAAGTGATTCGCATCTCAGATGAAACGGGGCGCATGCATGCCGTGATGCAGAATCGTCGTTTTGATGCCCGAGTCAGAGCGCTGCGGGAAATGATTGAGGCGGGCACGATTGGCAAAGCCGGTTATGCAGGCGCAGACTTTTTTATAGGGCCCCATTTCGGCGGCTTTCGCGATGCGATGGACAGCCCGCTGCTGCTGGATATGGCCATCCATACATTTGATCAGGCGCGCCTCATTCTGGGAGCGGATCCTGTGTCGGTGTATTGTCAGGAATTTAATCCTGCCGGGTCTTGGTACGCTGGTAATGCTGCTGCCATCTGTATCTTTGAGATGTCGGACGGCTCCATATTCTGCTATCGCGGCTCCTGGTGTGCGGAAGGCGCGCCGACTTCGTGGGAAGCTTCATGGCGTGTAACGGGTGAGAAAGGAACCATACTATGGGATGGTCAAGGGGAGCCTTATGCCGAGGTTGTCGCGCCTGGTGATCAGGGCGGCAAATTCTTACGCGAATATGTTCGGGTTGCTGCGGAAGTGAGGCCGCAGGAGCAATCGTTCCATCATGGCTGCTTGGAGGAAATGTTCACCGCCTTATCCGAAGGGCGACGTGCCGAGACGGACTGCAGAGACAACCTGCAGAGCATGCTGATGGTGTTCGGCGCCATCGAAAGTGCCCGGACAGGGAGAAAGATTAGCTTGTTGGACTGA
- a CDS encoding MetQ/NlpA family ABC transporter substrate-binding protein, translated as MKKLSVTLLAGVMMLTMAACGQKQETPSASPAATAAATAAAAKEVTLKVGASSVPHAEILKSIQPALQAEGVKLEIVEFNDYVQPNVQVFEKQLDANFFQHQPYLDQFNKEKGENLVKVTGVHIEPFGAYSHKIKSVDELKDGASVAIPNDPSNAGRALALMEKNSLIKLKDGVGLSGTIADITENKKNLQIKEMDPAMLPRTIDEFDLALINTNYALQANLMPTKDALFIEDKESPYVNILVSRPDNKDSEAMQKLAKALNSPDVKKFIEDKYKGAIVPAF; from the coding sequence ATGAAAAAACTGTCTGTAACACTCCTCGCAGGTGTCATGATGCTAACCATGGCAGCGTGCGGGCAAAAGCAAGAAACCCCGTCGGCATCGCCGGCAGCAACTGCTGCTGCAACAGCAGCCGCAGCTAAAGAAGTCACATTGAAAGTCGGCGCGTCTTCAGTGCCGCACGCAGAGATTTTGAAATCCATCCAGCCTGCTCTTCAAGCAGAGGGCGTTAAGCTGGAAATCGTTGAATTCAACGATTACGTGCAGCCGAATGTGCAAGTATTCGAAAAGCAGCTGGATGCCAACTTCTTTCAGCATCAGCCTTACTTAGACCAATTCAACAAAGAAAAAGGCGAAAACCTGGTCAAAGTAACCGGCGTACACATTGAGCCGTTCGGCGCATACTCCCACAAGATTAAATCGGTTGACGAGCTGAAAGACGGCGCATCTGTCGCTATTCCGAACGACCCATCCAATGCAGGTAGAGCCCTAGCCCTCATGGAGAAAAATAGCCTCATCAAGCTGAAAGATGGCGTAGGCCTCAGCGGAACAATCGCCGATATTACGGAAAACAAGAAAAACCTGCAAATCAAAGAAATGGATCCCGCTATGCTGCCACGTACCATTGATGAATTCGATCTGGCTTTGATCAACACCAACTACGCGCTTCAAGCGAACCTGATGCCGACGAAAGACGCTCTGTTCATCGAGGACAAAGAATCTCCTTATGTGAACATTCTGGTCTCCCGTCCGGATAACAAAGACTCCGAGGCGATGCAAAAGCTGGCAAAAGCATTGAATTCACCTGATGTGAAGAAATTTATCGAAGATAAATATAAAGGCGCGATTGTGCCTGCGTTTTAA
- a CDS encoding methionine ABC transporter permease: MTWQIEWSEIGKATSDTLIMLGWSTLFTVIIGLALGIILFLTAKGQLLQNKPLYAVLSLVVNILRSVPFVILMISVFPLTKLLVHTTIGVKGAIPPLVIAAAPFLARLVESALREIDGGVIEAAQSMGATPWQIVWRVLLPEARPALLSAVTVTAVTLLSYSAMSGVVGGGGLGDLALRYGYMRFRTDIMIVTVVFLVIMVQLLQTVGDRLVRRFNRK; the protein is encoded by the coding sequence ATGACATGGCAGATCGAGTGGAGCGAAATCGGCAAAGCAACGAGTGATACTTTGATCATGCTCGGCTGGTCCACCCTTTTCACCGTCATCATTGGCTTGGCGCTAGGTATTATCCTGTTCCTGACGGCCAAAGGCCAGCTCTTGCAAAACAAGCCGCTGTATGCCGTACTTTCGCTTGTGGTCAATATTCTGCGTTCCGTACCTTTTGTGATCCTCATGATCAGTGTATTCCCGCTGACCAAGCTGCTGGTACACACGACCATCGGTGTCAAAGGAGCCATCCCGCCGCTTGTCATTGCTGCAGCTCCCTTTCTCGCCCGATTAGTGGAATCGGCTTTACGCGAAATCGACGGCGGCGTGATCGAAGCCGCACAGTCCATGGGAGCAACCCCATGGCAAATCGTCTGGCGTGTACTGCTGCCTGAGGCTCGTCCGGCGCTACTGTCTGCTGTCACCGTAACCGCCGTAACCTTGTTATCCTATTCGGCGATGTCCGGTGTTGTAGGCGGAGGCGGATTAGGCGACTTGGCCCTTCGATACGGATACATGCGTTTCCGTACAGACATTATGATAGTGACCGTTGTCTTCCTGGTCATCATGGTACAGCTTCTGCAAACGGTTGGCGACCGCCTGGTGCGCCGCTTCAACCGCAAGTAG